The nucleotide window GCGGCCGAATCGCTGGCCGCCATGATGCAGGAGAAGTTCTGGGACGACGCCGCGGGAGCATTCCGCTTCACCGCGGAGGAACACGCGCACCTCATCGCGCGCTCCCGTCCCTCCTATGACGGGGCCGAACCGTCCGGCAATGCAATGGCCGCGTTCGTCTTATTGCGTCTGGCGCGGCTGCTGGACCACCCTGAGTATCAGGAGCGCGCCCGGCGGGTGCTGGAAGGCAACGCGCTTGCCATGGCGCAGGTCCCGCGCGGATTCCTCAAGACGCTCTGCGCCGTCGATTTCCTCCTGGACACGCCCCGGGAAATCGTCATCTGCGGCGCGCGGCGCGCCGAAGACACCGCCGCGCTCCTGCGCGCGGCAAACACTGTATTTGCGCCAAACGCGGTTTTCGCCTTCGTCGACCCAGCCGGCCCGGGCGCGGACACCCTCGCCCGGCGGATGCCCCTGCTGGCCGGCAAGACGCTGGTTCGGGGGAAGGCCGCGGCCTACGTGTGCGAGGA belongs to Candidatus Hydrogenedentota bacterium and includes:
- a CDS encoding thioredoxin domain-containing protein — translated: GARILEEPRYRNAAEQAGRFLCERMMRDGQLLRTHRNGESRLPAYLDDYAFAAHAFLDLYDAAFDAAWLEAAESLAAMMQEKFWDDAAGAFRFTAEEHAHLIARSRPSYDGAEPSGNAMAAFVLLRLARLLDHPEYQERARRVLEGNALAMAQVPRGFLKTLCAVDFLLDTPREIVICGARRAEDTAALLRAANTVFAPNAVFAFVDPAGPGADTLARRMPLLAGKTLVRGKAAAYVCEDFVCASPVVSPDELARLLTIR